From the genome of Jaculus jaculus isolate mJacJac1 chromosome 17, mJacJac1.mat.Y.cur, whole genome shotgun sequence:
CAAAGATGAGCCTCACAGCCCTGTGCCTCTTCTCATTCCGACAGCGAAGCAGAGTGTGCAGGATTCCTGAGTAGCAGATGACCATGACAAGCAGGGGCAGGACCAAGCCCAAGATGTTTCTCATTATTGTATGGAAAATTTTCCATATTAATGGGAAATAAGGACTACAGATTCTACTAGAATTTTCTTCTTGGGATTTAGTGAAGATTACTCCTGGAAGAGAGGCAAACATAGCCACCACCCAGGTGACTCCACTTGTAATTACCCCAAAGGTGACTGTTCTGGCTTTTAGAGCAAATACAGCATGGACAATAGCCAAGTACCTATCAATGGTCAGAAGGATGATGAAGAAGATTCCACCAAAATAACCAATGTGATAGAGCCCTGTCAATAACATACACATTATGTTTCCAAAGACCCATTCATTTGCAGCATAGTGAGCCCAGAAGGGGAGTGTGAGCAGGAATAGCAGGTCTGAAATGGCCAGGTTGAACAGGTAAATGTCAGTCATGCTCTTCAGCTTTTTACAGCTTATCAGAATGAGGATGACGAGCATGTTGCCCACAAAACCAGAGATGAACACCAATGAATAGAGAGGGGGCAGCAGCTGGGCTGCGAGTTGTTGCACGCTGGGCTTATGACAAGGCTCACTGTAATCATAGTCATAAGTGGTAGTGGCCTCTTCACTAAGCTCTTGCATACTTCTTGAAAACAGAGAATGAGATGTGGAAAGTATGTTATGGATGATCTGGGGTGTCATGTCCttgtcttccatttccttcagctCTGTAGACAGAGAATGAAATGATAACTACACATTAATGCCACATTCACTAAACTAAACAGCCTTGCTCCAGTTAAGCAGCATCTCAATTTTGGGTCTCTCCTTTTCAACTATTTCCTCAAGAGTATTTATAcatctttccttttatttctggtAGTAGATGTCCTACGTCTACCCAACCACCATTTCCTGACATCTTTCATCTTCACTGGAGAGCATGCTTCTCACTCTAGGGttacaagtggcacatgtctacATTCTCTACCTCCTTGCATCTGGTCTTGCAGGTATGTGGCCCATTCCTAGACAGTAACATATAAGTGGAGTCTGCTAGGAGTCCTCCAGGGAGGCTCTTCCCCTGTAAGAGAGACACAGAAGAAAATTTGCTGGTCCTTTCTACTTTCACAAATTGTGTTGCATAGGCACTCTGTTCAAGTCCCAAATTTCTCTGCTTTTTCTATATTTCCACATAGATTTGTTCACAtaccaaatatttatttagtatctATTATGATCTGTGCTCTGTTTTAAGCACAGGAGTTACCAAGGTGAGTAAAGAGGGTATTGTGTAGTTTACTTGAGTTTCTGCCCCAAACTGAGATTTCCTTGAAGTGTGCTCCAGGCTCTGGGTTCCTTatcttctgaatttcttcctttttagaaAATTAGGAGCAATGGTAAGCatatctcttaattttcatacccatatataaatgatattctcacttttggttagagaagcttctcttttcagatggtggtgaccttggaatgactcagaaggcaccatggtgctgaaaagaagtgacagaggagtactcagcattgaaacatctctatcacaccttccaaggctcagggtccattgtggaagaggtagtaaaaagaatgtaagagtcaaagtaagggtagggctccttacaatgcactcttccagacacaaaatggactggatatccatgacctcatggcacctggcactacctacatgagaccatcattctaggaagaaaagatgatgacatcaaaataaaaaataaaatgatggggaggggatatgatggagagtggagctgcaaaggggaaagtgggaaagagGGAATTAtgtcttattgtctataattatggaagttgtcaataataaaaaaaaagtaaaaacaaaaaagaaaattaggggcAAGCCTTTGGAGCCAAACAGACCTGAATTTCAATCCTACCTCTAATATTTGAATTCTGCTATATAACTTGAGGCCAATTACTTCTTCAAGTATCAGTTTCCCTGTGTAGAAACTAGCTATGCTGAGTTGCTCTGAGGATTAACTAGAGATAAGGATTTAACACAATGGGTACTACACAGAAATGGTTTGTAATATGATTATATCATATGAATTCTCTTTAAAT
Proteins encoded in this window:
- the Ccr2 gene encoding C-C chemokine receptor type 2 isoform X1; amino-acid sequence: MQGELKEMEDKDMTPQIIHNILSTSHSLFSRSMQELSEEATTTYDYDYSEPCHKPSVQQLAAQLLPPLYSLVFISGFVGNMLVILILISCKKLKSMTDIYLFNLAISDLLFLLTLPFWAHYAANEWVFGNIMCMLLTGLYHIGYFGGIFFIILLTIDRYLAIVHAVFALKARTVTFGVITSGVTWVVAMFASLPGVIFTKSQEENSSRICSPYFPLIWKIFHTIMRNILGLVLPLLVMVICYSGILHTLLRCRNEKRHRAVRLIFAIMIVYFLFWTPYNIVLLLTTFQEFFGLSNCESTSHLDQAMQVTETLGMTHCCINPIIYAFVGEKFRRYLSVFFRKHITKHLCKQCPVFYRETADRVSSTYTPSTGDQEVSVGL
- the Ccr2 gene encoding C-C chemokine receptor type 2 isoform X2, giving the protein MEDKDMTPQIIHNILSTSHSLFSRSMQELSEEATTTYDYDYSEPCHKPSVQQLAAQLLPPLYSLVFISGFVGNMLVILILISCKKLKSMTDIYLFNLAISDLLFLLTLPFWAHYAANEWVFGNIMCMLLTGLYHIGYFGGIFFIILLTIDRYLAIVHAVFALKARTVTFGVITSGVTWVVAMFASLPGVIFTKSQEENSSRICSPYFPLIWKIFHTIMRNILGLVLPLLVMVICYSGILHTLLRCRNEKRHRAVRLIFAIMIVYFLFWTPYNIVLLLTTFQEFFGLSNCESTSHLDQAMQVTETLGMTHCCINPIIYAFVGEKFRRYLSVFFRKHITKHLCKQCPVFYRETADRVSSTYTPSTGDQEVSVGL